CATCGCCGAGCCGATGGAGCGCGCCCTCGAAGAGGTCAAGGGCACCGACCACGTCGAGACCAGCGTCGAGCCCGGCGTGGCCTCGTTCGCCTTCGAGGTCGAGTACGCCGTCGCCGACGTGGAGGGGGCCTTCACCGAGATGCGCGAGGCCATCGCCGACGTCGTCCCGGCGCTCCCGCCCGGCACCATCGGCCCGCTCATCAACGACGACTTCGGCGACGTCTTCGGCACCGTGATCGCGATCACGGG
This genomic interval from Bacteroidota bacterium contains the following:
- a CDS encoding efflux RND transporter permease subunit: MRLTRTALDNRVVVYVVVALLALAGLRSYLALPRAEDPGYVVRTAVVSVLWPGASAERVERHIAEPMERALEEVKGTDHVETSVEPGVASFAFEVEYAVADVEGAFTEMREAIADVVPALPPGTIGPLINDDFGDVFGTVIAITG